The following are encoded together in the Anoplopoma fimbria isolate UVic2021 breed Golden Eagle Sablefish chromosome 9, Afim_UVic_2022, whole genome shotgun sequence genome:
- the papss1 gene encoding LOW QUALITY PROTEIN: bifunctional 3'-phosphoadenosine 5'-phosphosulfate synthase 1 (The sequence of the model RefSeq protein was modified relative to this genomic sequence to represent the inferred CDS: inserted 2 bases in 1 codon), which produces MEPYGNSHKKQKLGNAAENWGMQRATNVTYQAHHVSRNKRGQVVGTRGGFRGCTVWLSGLSGAGKTTVSMALEEYLVCHGIPCYTLDGDNIRQGLNKNLGFSPQDREENIRRIAEVARLFADAGLVCIASFISPYSRDRLNARKIHEAAGLPFFEVFVDAPLDVCEQRDVKGLYKRARAGEIRGFTGIDSEYEKPEAPELVLKTDSCSVNDCIQQLIDLLQERDIVPIDASYEVKELYVQENKLDLAKADAETLPAVQIGKVDMQWVQVLAEGWATPLNGFMREXEYLQCLHFDCLLDGGVINLSVPVVLPVSTTDKERLDGVTAMALVYEGRRVAILRNPEFYQHRKEERCARQWGTTCKDHPYIKMVMESGDWLVGGDLQVLDKIYWNDELDQYRLTPTELKQKFKEMNADAVFAFQLRNPVHNGHALLMQDTHKRLIERGYRRPVLLLHPLGGWTKDDDVPLPWRMKQHAAVLEEGVLNPDSTIVAIFPSPMMYAGPTEVQWHCRARMVAGANFYIVGRDPAGMPHPDTGKDLYEPTHGAKVLTMAPGLITLEIVPFKVAAYNKVKRAMDFYDPENHQDYDFISGTRMRKMAREGENPPDGFMALKAWAVLKEYYKSLEKA; this is translated from the exons ATGGAGCCGTACGGTAACTCGCACAAGAAGCAGAAGCTAGGCAACGCTGCCGAAAACTGG GGAATGCAACGTGCAACTAATGTCACCTATCAAGCTCATCATGTCAGCAGAAACAAGCGTGGGCAAGTTGTTGGCACAAGAGGAGGGTTCAGAGGATGCACCGTTTGGCTGAGTG GTTTGTCTGGTGCAGGAAAGACCACAGTGAGCATGGCTCTGGAGGAGTACCTGGTGTGTCACGGTATCCCCTGCTACACCCTGGATGGGGACAACATCCGTCAGGGTCTGAACAAAAACCTAGGCTTCAGCCCACAGGACCGTGAAGAGAACATTAGGCGCATTGCTGAGGTGGCTCGGCTTTTTGCTGATGCTGGGCTGGTCTGCATCGCCAGCTTCATCTCTCCCTACAGCAGG GATCGCCTCAATGCTAGAAAGATCCATGAGGCAGCAGGGCTTCCTTTCTTTGAGGTGTTTGTGGACGCTCCACTGGATGTCTGTGAGCAGAGGGACGTGAAGGGGCTGTACAAGAGAGCCAGAGCGGGAGAGATACGAG GTTTCACTGGGATTGACTCAGAGTACGAGAAGCCAGAGGCCCCAGAGCTGGTGCTGAAGACCGACTCCTGCAGTGTGAATGACTGCATACAACAGCTTATTGACCTGCTTCAAGAGAGG gatatagttcCCATTGATGCCTCTTATGAAGTGAAAGAGCTGTACGTTCAGGAGAATAAACTGGACCTGGCTAAGGCTGATGCAGAGACTTTGCCTGCTGTGCAGATTGGGAAG GTGGACATGCAGTGGGTGCAGGTGCTGGCTGAAGGCTGGGCCACTCCTCTCAATGGCtttatgagaga agagtatttGCAGTGTCTTCATTTTGACTGTCTGCTGGATG GTGGCGTCATCAACCTGTCGGTGCCTGTGGTGCTGCCGGTATCTACTACAGATAAAGAGCGTTTAGATGGTGTTACAGCTATGGCTCTGGTCTACGAGGGCAGACGAGTGGCTATTCTTCGCAACCCTGAGTTTTATCAACACCGCAAAGAGGAGCGATGTGCTCGTCAGTGGGGCACCACCTGCAAAGACCACCCTTACATCAAG ATGGTGATGGAAAGCGGGGACTGGCTGGTCGGGGGAGACCTGCAGGTTCTGGACAAGATCTACTGGAACGACGAACTCGATCAGtaccggctgacacccactgagCTCAAACAGAAGTTTAAAGAAATGAATGCTG aCGCTGTATTTGCCTTCCAGCTCCGCAACCCAGTCCACAACGGCCATGCTCTTCTGATGCAGGACACCCACAAGCGTCTAATCGAGCGAGGCTACCGACGGCCTGTTCTGCTGCTCCACCCGCTGGGAGGTTGGACCAAGGACGACGATGTGCCGCTGCCCTGGCGAATGAAGCAGCACGCCGCTGTGCTGGAGGAGGGTGTCCTGAATCCAGACTCCACTATCGTGGCCATCTTTCCTTCACCCATGATGTATGCTGGGCCAACTGAG GTTCAGTGGCACTGCAGAGCCAGAATGGTGGCTGGAGCCAACTTCTACATTGTGGGCCGTGACCCTGCAGGCATGCCGCACCCTGACACAGGAAAGGATCTGTACGAGCCCACTCATGGCGCCAAGGTCCTCACAATGGCACCCGGCCTCATCACCCTGGAGATTGTACCCTTTAAGGTCGCCGCATACAACAAGGTCAAAAGAGCAATGGACTTTTATGACCCCGAAAA CCATCAAGATTATGATTTCATCTCAGGCACACGTATGCGTAAAATGGCTCGCGAGGgagagaatcctcctgatggcTTCATGGCGCTGAAGGCCTGGGCTGTGCTGAAGGAGTACTATAAGTCACTGGAGAAGGCTTAA